From the genome of Streptacidiphilus sp. PB12-B1b:
CGGCGGCCGAGTTCACCGAGCAGATCATCTCCGCCTGCCCGGGGGTGAGCGTGCTGGCGACGAGCCGCGAGCCGCTGGGGGTGCCCGGCGAGGCCGTCCTGCCGGTGGAGCCGCTGCCCGATCCGGCCGCGCTGCAGCTGCTGGCCGAGCGCGGCGCGGTCGATCCGGCCCGCGACCCGGAGGCGTGCGCCGAGATCTGCCGCCGGCTGGACGGGCTGCCGCTGGCGATCGAGCTGGCGGCGGCCCGGCTGCGGGCGCTGACCCCGCGCCAGCTCGCCGATCGGCTCGACAGCCGGTTCCAGCTGCTGACCGGCGGCAGCCGCACCCACCTGCCGCGGCAGCAGACCCTGCGGGCGGTCGTGGACTGGAGCTGGGAGCTGCTGGACAAGCCGGAGCGGCTGCTGCTGGCCCGGCTGTCGGTGTTCGCCGGCGGCTGGACGCTGGACGCCGCCGAGCAGATCTGCGCGGACGAGCAGCTGCCGTACGCCGACATCGCCGCGCTGCTGGCCTCGCTGGTGGACAAGTCGCTGGTGCAGGCGTCGCTGGACGCCGCCGTGCCGCGCTACCGGATGCTGGAGACCATCCACGAGTACGCGGCTGAGCGCTTTCAGGAATCAGCCGACAGTTCACAGATGACAGATCGCCATATCTGTCACTACCGCGAGCTGGCCCGCACCACCGACCCGCTGCTGCGCGGCTCCGGGCAGCTCGCCGCGCTCACCCTGCTGGAGACCGAGCACGACAACCTGCGCGCCGCCCTGCGCCGGGCCGTCGCCACCGGCGCCGAGCAGGAGGCCCTGTGCCTGTGCCTGGCCCTGTGCTGGTTCTGGCAGCTGCGGAACTACGAGCCCGAAGGGTCCTCCTGGGTCGCCGCCGTCGCCGCGATCCGCCCGCAGGACCCCTTCGCCGAGCCGTCGGACGCCCCGTTGCCGCTGGGCCCGCTCGACCTCGCCCCGCCCTGGTCGCCCGAGGTCCTCGCCGAGGCCCGCCGCTGCCTCGCGCTGTGGCTGTTCATCAGCTCCCAGGAGGACTTCACCCGCCCGGCCACCCCCGAGGCGGTCGCCACCGCCCGCAAGCTGCTCGACTCGTACCGCCCGGACCTGCCGCAGTCCTGCCGGCTCCCGGCCCTGCTGCGGGTGTACGCGCTGATGTTCACCGGCGACTACCAGCGGCTGACCGACACCGTCGAGGCCATGGTCGACGGCTGCCGGGAGCAGGGCCTGGAGTGGGAGCTGGGCTTCGTCCTGCAGATGCGCTGCAAGATGGCCAACGACCAGCCGGGCGGCCTGGACCAGGCCCGCCAGGACGCCCAGGAGAGCCTGGACGTCTTCACCCGCCTGGGCGACAGCTGGGGCATGGCCGAGGCGCTCTCCGGGCAGGCCGAGAACGCCGGCTTCGTCGGCGACTTCCAACTGGCCGTCGAAGCCTGCCGGCGCGCCCTGGAGCTGGCCCGCAGCATCGGCGCCGAGCAGGACATCCCCCTGCTCGAAGTCCGCCTCGGCGACGCCCTGATCTCCCTGGGCCACACCGACGAGGGCGAGCAGCACCTGATCACCGGCATCTCCGACGCCCGCGTGCACGGCCCCCGGGGCCAGGGCGCGGGCTTCTTCGGCACCTGCATGCTGGCCATGCGCTACGGCTACGCGGGCCGCTACCAGGAGGCCCGGGAGCTGCTGGAGCCGCTGATCCCGCAGGGGGCCGACTTCGGCATGGCCAACCAGCTCGGCGGCATGGTCGACGGCATGATCGCCTGGATGGACGCCAAGGAGGGCGACCCCGAGCGCGGGCTGCTGCGGCTGCGCCAGGGCCTGGTCCGGATGAACAGGAACCCGCTGCCCGCGCCCTGGGCCGGGCAGCAGCTGGCGATCATGATGACGCCGTCCATCAGCTACGTCCTGCTGGAGTGCGCCCGGCTCCGCGGCGACCAGGAGCTCGCCCGGCTCGCGGCCCGCCTGATCGGCACCTACGACACCGTCCAGCGCCGCGCCCACCACCACCTGGAGCAGCTGGCCCTGGAGGCGAACACCGCCGGTCTGCGCGCGCTGCTCGGCGATGCCGCGTACGAGGCCGCCCATGCCGAGGGCACCGCCCTGGACGCGGTCGGGGTCGTCGCCCAGGTGCGCGGCGACGACCCCGATGACCCCGGTGAGCCTGCGGTCAGGTCTTCTTCCTGAACTTCGCCACCGCCAGCGGCGCGAAGACCACGGTCAGCCCGACCGACCAGGCCATCACCTCCAGCG
Proteins encoded in this window:
- a CDS encoding BTAD domain-containing putative transcriptional regulator; amino-acid sequence: MQYGILGTTQALHDDGTAVSVGGPRLRALLAALALRAGRAVPAWALIEDVWAEEPPADPQDALQTLVARLRRALGPDEVVSAPDGYRLTSRDTDLSRFQALAAEAPGGEAADDADALRAALALWRGPALADLPARADAAARYEAQRDAVQRRLLAAELALGRAEAVLQDLAELVERRPLDEPLQALRLRALRAAGRAPEALLAYEGFRLRLADELGTDPGPELRAVHAELLLAPEPETGPGPEREPSAPASPPTPVPASVPEPEGGFATNLRPRLTSFVGRAADLAALRSALAGQRLLTLTGPGGSGKTRLAQQAAEAQSARSFPDGVWLVELAPLNDARAVTGAVLSALGLRATLLHVASKTEPLAGPGEAETPMARLLDHCAGRRLLIVLDNCEHLIQAAAEFTEQIISACPGVSVLATSREPLGVPGEAVLPVEPLPDPAALQLLAERGAVDPARDPEACAEICRRLDGLPLAIELAAARLRALTPRQLADRLDSRFQLLTGGSRTHLPRQQTLRAVVDWSWELLDKPERLLLARLSVFAGGWTLDAAEQICADEQLPYADIAALLASLVDKSLVQASLDAAVPRYRMLETIHEYAAERFQESADSSQMTDRHICHYRELARTTDPLLRGSGQLAALTLLETEHDNLRAALRRAVATGAEQEALCLCLALCWFWQLRNYEPEGSSWVAAVAAIRPQDPFAEPSDAPLPLGPLDLAPPWSPEVLAEARRCLALWLFISSQEDFTRPATPEAVATARKLLDSYRPDLPQSCRLPALLRVYALMFTGDYQRLTDTVEAMVDGCREQGLEWELGFVLQMRCKMANDQPGGLDQARQDAQESLDVFTRLGDSWGMAEALSGQAENAGFVGDFQLAVEACRRALELARSIGAEQDIPLLEVRLGDALISLGHTDEGEQHLITGISDARVHGPRGQGAGFFGTCMLAMRYGYAGRYQEARELLEPLIPQGADFGMANQLGGMVDGMIAWMDAKEGDPERGLLRLRQGLVRMNRNPLPAPWAGQQLAIMMTPSISYVLLECARLRGDQELARLAARLIGTYDTVQRRAHHHLEQLALEANTAGLRALLGDAAYEAAHAEGTALDAVGVVAQVRGDDPDDPGEPAVRSSS